A region of Moorena producens PAL-8-15-08-1 DNA encodes the following proteins:
- a CDS encoding glycosyltransferase, translating to MKILMISTTFPYPPTRGATQVRTFNLLKYLSKRHAITLVTQRSEEITEIDVEKLQQWVEELVMFPQPQPSEQEKGIKDKLQRWSTILQQGTPQKVLQLYSTPMQQWLDQAVETGQFDLITCEHSTNEIYVRPEWREQLRTVVNIHHSVYRKSLDKLETKTSDNQLKDQLNLPLLRRYEEQYCAKFTDIVVTTAEDRRQIESFELDSKITLISNGVDVNLFPRRISDPGGHRLVFTGAMDNPLNIKAARYFSLEVFPAITERYADTKLELVGPKPVQAVLELEEIQGISVTGAVPSLVDHLHKATIFVVPMQSGFGVKNKTLEAMAAGVPVVGSDRGLEGLTVDGGDVPLRALRANDTTEYVYGISRLFEDRQLRKQLSENGRGYIEQKYTWERAGELYEQVITS from the coding sequence ATGAAGATTCTAATGATCTCCACAACCTTTCCCTATCCGCCAACGCGGGGGGCAACTCAGGTCAGGACGTTTAATTTACTCAAGTACCTGAGTAAGCGTCATGCTATAACCTTGGTTACTCAACGTTCTGAGGAGATCACGGAGATCGATGTAGAAAAATTGCAGCAGTGGGTGGAAGAACTGGTGATGTTTCCCCAACCGCAGCCATCAGAACAAGAGAAAGGCATAAAGGATAAATTGCAGCGCTGGAGTACCATTTTGCAACAGGGAACGCCCCAGAAAGTACTCCAACTCTACTCAACTCCAATGCAGCAATGGCTGGATCAGGCTGTAGAGACGGGACAATTTGACCTGATTACCTGTGAACACAGTACCAATGAAATTTATGTGCGACCAGAGTGGCGGGAGCAGCTGCGAACTGTGGTGAATATTCATCATTCTGTATACCGGAAATCTCTGGACAAGCTGGAAACCAAAACATCAGACAATCAGCTAAAAGACCAGTTGAATTTGCCCCTATTACGTCGCTATGAAGAGCAATATTGTGCTAAGTTCACAGACATTGTAGTCACAACAGCAGAAGATAGACGGCAAATAGAATCATTTGAGCTAGACAGTAAAATTACATTGATTTCTAATGGGGTTGATGTTAATTTATTTCCCAGGCGCATCTCTGATCCTGGTGGACACAGATTAGTATTTACTGGGGCGATGGATAACCCACTAAACATCAAAGCAGCTCGTTATTTTAGCCTAGAGGTGTTCCCAGCAATTACAGAGCGCTATGCTGATACCAAGCTAGAATTGGTCGGACCCAAACCGGTGCAAGCGGTGCTAGAGTTAGAAGAGATCCAAGGGATTAGTGTAACTGGCGCAGTCCCTTCTTTAGTAGACCACCTTCATAAGGCAACTATATTTGTGGTGCCAATGCAAAGTGGATTTGGCGTAAAAAATAAAACTCTGGAAGCGATGGCAGCAGGAGTACCGGTCGTGGGAAGCGATCGCGGTTTGGAGGGCTTGACAGTTGATGGCGGGGATGTCCCTTTGCGGGCATTGCGAGCAAATGATACAACAGAATATGTTTATGGCATTAGTCGGTTATTTGAAGACCGCCAACTCCGTAAACAACTGTCTGAAAATGGTCGAGGGTATATTGAACAGAAATATACTTGGGAACGTGCTGGTGAGCTATATGAGCAGGTAATCACAAGTTAA
- a CDS encoding glycosyltransferase family 4 protein yields the protein MKILMLSATFPYPPTRGGTQVRTFNLLKHLKLSHDITMITQRSEDVTDQEVEKLGKWVDELVVFPQPKPCDPSGGIWGKVKRFSNFIRQGIPPSVLHLYSREIQQWMDEAVAAGRFDIITCEHSVNEIYVRPEWRQQLGTVVNIHSSVYGTFRNQLETGTSENQLRDQLNLPLLRRYEERYCAKFTGLVVTTPEDQSQIAAYKPSGKIVVIPNGVDLTQFPQRTADPGGHRIVFIGAMDNRANIDAVSFFSLEVFPAIKERYRDASLDLVGARPVPAVLELAALSGITVTGRVPSMVEYLHQATICVVPMRTGFGIKNKTLEAMAGGVPVVGSDRGLEGLAVDGANTPLRALRANHVKEYISAITRLFEDPQLRAKLSQNGRLLIEDEYTWDRAGQCYEQALSQSLVRS from the coding sequence ATGAAAATTCTCATGCTATCTGCCACCTTTCCTTATCCCCCCACTAGGGGAGGAACTCAGGTACGGACATTTAATTTACTAAAACATCTTAAGTTAAGTCATGATATCACCATGATTACTCAACGTTCAGAAGATGTCACGGATCAAGAAGTGGAAAAACTCGGGAAATGGGTAGATGAATTGGTGGTTTTCCCCCAACCAAAGCCTTGTGATCCCTCAGGAGGAATCTGGGGCAAAGTAAAGCGATTTAGTAATTTTATTCGCCAAGGCATCCCCCCCAGTGTGCTACATCTCTACTCTCGGGAAATTCAGCAATGGATGGATGAAGCTGTGGCGGCTGGACGGTTTGACATTATTACCTGTGAACATAGTGTAAATGAAATATATGTACGACCAGAATGGCGACAGCAGCTGGGAACAGTGGTGAATATTCACAGTTCTGTGTATGGTACCTTCCGTAATCAGTTGGAAACAGGAACCTCGGAAAATCAGCTCAGAGACCAGTTAAATTTACCCCTGTTGCGCCGCTATGAGGAACGATACTGTGCCAAATTTACTGGTCTTGTGGTCACAACACCGGAGGATCAAAGCCAGATAGCTGCCTATAAGCCATCGGGTAAAATTGTGGTGATTCCAAATGGGGTGGATTTGACTCAATTTCCCCAACGCACTGCTGACCCAGGGGGACATCGCATAGTTTTTATTGGAGCTATGGATAACCGAGCCAACATTGATGCTGTAAGCTTTTTCAGCTTGGAGGTCTTTCCAGCCATTAAAGAACGCTATCGAGATGCTAGCCTGGACCTGGTCGGAGCAAGACCAGTACCTGCAGTGTTGGAGTTGGCAGCATTATCGGGAATCACGGTCACCGGTCGTGTGCCATCAATGGTAGAGTATCTCCATCAAGCAACTATCTGTGTGGTACCGATGCGGACTGGCTTTGGCATTAAAAACAAGACCCTGGAAGCAATGGCGGGTGGGGTACCTGTAGTGGGAAGCGATCGCGGTTTGGAGGGATTGGCGGTTGATGGTGCCAATACACCTCTGCGAGCATTGCGGGCAAATCATGTTAAGGAGTATATTAGTGCCATCACTCGTTTGTTTGAAGACCCACAGCTGCGAGCAAAGTTGTCCCAAAACGGGCGCTTATTGATCGAGGATGAATACACCTGGGATCGGGCTGGTCAATGCTACGAACAAGCCCTATCTCAGTCACTGGTTAGGAGTTAG
- a CDS encoding glycosyltransferase family 2 protein, which produces MIQRVPKVSVCIPTFNRVNLLPYAIDSVIKQTYQDWELIVCDDGSTDDTPELMSQYQDSRINYIRHPKNIGKSNNMRSGFDAALGEYFIKFDDDDRLTPEFLAKTTAILDPDHTIDFVGTDHWVINSNNTRDESATKLNSQRWGRTKLIEGIVDKLIEVVFIQQSFQIGATLFRMQALKDVEFMRPNIQNCEDNDLFVRLAIAGKKAYYLPELLMEYRFHAQQQGISRAIPYLQDKLHYLESYNFESEMLETVRRSRLTETKLLLGLRLIEIGQTSTGRELVWSGKACSPSKAWVALVLSLLPQGWRSQAFSVLRQFKP; this is translated from the coding sequence ATGATTCAACGAGTCCCCAAGGTTAGTGTGTGTATTCCTACATTCAATCGCGTTAATTTACTTCCTTATGCGATTGACAGTGTTATTAAACAAACGTATCAAGACTGGGAATTAATTGTCTGTGATGATGGTTCAACTGATGACACTCCTGAGTTAATGTCCCAGTATCAGGATAGCCGAATTAACTACATCCGTCACCCCAAAAATATTGGAAAAAGTAATAACATGCGCTCTGGATTTGATGCGGCATTGGGGGAATATTTTATTAAATTTGATGATGATGACCGGCTGACACCTGAATTTTTAGCCAAAACAACGGCTATCTTAGATCCAGACCATACTATTGATTTTGTTGGGACAGATCATTGGGTAATTAATAGTAATAATACTAGGGATGAATCAGCTACCAAATTAAACTCTCAGAGGTGGGGAAGAACTAAGTTAATCGAAGGGATTGTTGATAAGTTAATTGAGGTTGTTTTTATTCAGCAGAGCTTTCAAATTGGCGCTACGTTATTTCGGATGCAGGCGTTGAAAGATGTGGAATTTATGCGTCCTAACATCCAAAATTGTGAAGATAATGATTTATTCGTTCGGCTGGCTATTGCGGGCAAGAAAGCTTATTATTTACCCGAATTGTTAATGGAATATCGATTTCATGCCCAACAGCAAGGGATTAGTCGAGCAATTCCCTATTTACAGGATAAACTGCATTATCTAGAAAGTTATAACTTTGAGTCAGAAATGTTGGAGACAGTTAGGCGATCGCGTCTGACGGAAACTAAGCTACTACTAGGATTGCGGCTGATTGAAATTGGACAAACATCAACCGGACGTGAATTAGTTTGGTCAGGAAAAGCTTGCTCCCCCTCAAAAGCTTGGGTTGCTTTGGTGTTGTCCCTATTGCCACAAGGATGGCGTTCTCAGG